Proteins encoded by one window of Manis pentadactyla isolate mManPen7 chromosome X, mManPen7.hap1, whole genome shotgun sequence:
- the LOC118913359 gene encoding paraneoplastic antigen-like protein 5, whose protein sequence is MAMTLLEDWCKGMDLDPRKALLIVGIPVECTEAEIKETVKASLQPLCAYRVLGRMFRKEDNAKAVLIELADTVNYATLPRQIPGKGGVWEVVVKPRNPDEEFISRLHFFLKDEGRTMADVARTLGYSTPTEGMEAGGLANVKPPVFQPLNKSMSDQKLKVFSGSAFPGPGEEDFEVWLEQVTEMMQMLQVSEVEKRRRLVESLRGPALSIMRVLRANNDSMTVEQCVDALKQIFGNKEDCRAAKFKFLQTSQKSGEKTSCFLLRSEPLLQKAVQHSPLSVWSTDMIRLKHVLAQACMTTTVRAKLEPLDQHGCAPTFLELMKLIRDEEEQETTKTVKKEKQKHGGKNRQASSRQAAAEASVPTPQAIPQAGPSSEVSTRTGQERAAASLKRKRVPCSSGPSPAACPTAKKQPPGKQTSQPAAEKSGNETGAGSVSHPKP, encoded by the coding sequence ATGGCCATGACACTGTTAGAGGATTGGTGCAAGGGAATGGACCTGGACCCCAGGAAGGCCCTGCTgattgtgggcatccctgtgGAGTGTACTGAGGCCGAAATTAAAGAGACTGTGAAGGCCAGCTTGCAGCCCCTGTGTGCCTACAGGGTGCTGGGCAGAATGTTCAGGAAGGAAGACAATGCTAAAGCAGTCTTAATCGAATTGGCTGACACTGTCAATTATGCTACACTGCCCAGACAGATACCGGGAAAGGGAGGTGTCTGGGAAGTGGTGGTAAAGCCCCGTAATCCAGATGAAGAATTTATCAGTAGACTGCACTTCTTCCTAAAAGATGAGGGCCGGACAATGGCAGATGTGGCCAGAACCCTGGGGTATAGCACTCCCACTGAGGGCATGGAGGCAGGAGGCTTGGCCAATGTCAAACCACCAGTTTTTCAACCTCTGAACAAAAGCATGTCGGACCAAAAACTGAAAGTGTTTTCAGGAAGTGCTTTCCCAGGCCCGGGAGAAGAGGACTTTGAAGTCTGGTTGGAGCAGGTCACTGAGATGATGCAGATGTTGCAAGTGTCTGAGGTGGAGAAGAGGCGGCGCCTGGTGGAGAGCTTACGGGGTCCTGCCCTGTCCATTATGCGGGTGCTCCGGGCCAACAACGACTCTATGACAGTGGAGCAGTGCGTGGATGCCCTGAAGCAGATCTTTGGGAATAAAGAGGATTGCAGAGCCGCGAAGTTTAAATTCCTCCAGACTTCTCAGAAGTCTGGAGAGAAAACCTCTTGTTTTTTGCTACGGTCAGAGCCTCTGCTGCAGAAAGCTGTGCAGCACAGCCCCTTGTCGGTGTGGAGCACAGACATGATTCGTCTAAAACATGTCCTGGCTCAGGCCTGCATGACCACCACCGTCCGGGCCAAGCTGGAGCCCCTGGATCAGCACGGCTGTGCTCCCACATTTCTGGAGTTAATGAAGCTCATCCGGGATGAAGAGGAGCAGGAGACCACCAAGACCGTGAAAAAGGAGAAGCAGAAGCATGGTGGGAAGAACCGCCAGGCCTCCAGCAGGCAGGCGGCAGCGGAAGCCAGTGTTCCCACGCCACAAGCCATCCCGCAGGCAGGGCCCTCGAGTGAGGTCAGCACGCGGACCGGCCAGGAAAGGGCTGCCGCATCACTGAAGCGCAAGCGAGTGCCATGCTCCTCCGGCCCCAGTCCGGCAGCATGTCCTACAGCTAAGAAGCAACCTCCAGGAAAGCAGACGTCTCAGCCAGCAGCAGAGAAGTCGGGAAACGAGACAGGGGCTGGGTCTGTGAGCCACCCCAAGCCCTAG